A single window of Nicotiana sylvestris chromosome 5, ASM39365v2, whole genome shotgun sequence DNA harbors:
- the LOC104213464 gene encoding protein NODULATION SIGNALING PATHWAY 2-like, which yields MEYENFQPTYMNPFLEYSNLETTFSLKNSSINPHCSIQDFVTVVNDVDIQDYFQNDFDFIDRDVDFPVQNSQKFPLFSSQVLVQEDTGFLKEGKKLRVYSPELKLLQDQLMEETSITDLLLMGAEAIEAGNLDLASVVVLRLNTILSDQENRENSPIDRLALYFTQGLLYKSLSTSSHELLNQNQFQPESSSSITAFQMLQEISPYVKFAHFTANQAILEATKGSQQVHILDFDILEGIQWPPLMVDLVERGNINSSLRITAVVVDKNNSFLVQKTGKRLQEFADSINLPFMFDQVFLTKDEDLENIQGVESHNNLIANVMIHQLHIPQRGSSLVKIFFNGLRRLSPKVVVLVEEELFNLTKIPTMSFVEFFCEALHHYTTISDSILGGFGGGYKLALRVIEKEFLGVRILDCVRQFPSEKSEREKWSEGLYSLKGFRQIPMSSSNVRQAKHLVSLFSGGYWVQNEHCKLALCWKSRPLTTASIWVPTSSSSSPSSSISF from the coding sequence ATGGAGTATGAAAATTTTCAGCCAACTTACATGAATCCATTTCTTGAATATAGCAACTTAGAAAccacattttctttgaaaaattctAGTATTAACCCTCATTGTTCAATCCAAGATTTTGTGACTGTTGTTAACGATGTTGACATACAAGACTATTTCCAAAATGACTTCGATTTCATCGATCGAGATGTCGACTTTCCTGTCCAAAACTCCCAAAAATTTCCATTATTTTCAAGCCAAGTACTAGTCCAAGAAGATACAGGCTTCTTGAAAGAGGGTAAAAAATTACGTGTCTATAGTCCCGAACTCAAACTTCTTCAAGATCAGCTCATGGAAGAAACAAGTATCACTGATCTTCTTTTAATGGGAGCTGAAGCTATTGAAGCTGGAAATCTTGATCTTGCTTCTGTAGTTGTCTTGAGGCTAAATACAATCCTTTCTGATcaagaaaatagagaaaattcCCCTATTGATAGATTGGCTTTGTATTTTACACAAGGCTTGCTTTACAAGAGCTTGAGTACTTCATCACATGAATTGTTGAACCAAAATCAATTTCAACCCGAGTCATCCTCTTCTATAACCGCGTTCCAAATGCTTCAAGAAATCTCACCTTATGTGAAATTTGCTCATTTCACCGCGAATCAAGCTATTCTTGAAGCCACAAAAGGGAGCCAACAAGTTCATATATTGGATTTTGACATTTTGGAAGGCATTCAATGGCCTCCATTGATGGTTGATTTGGTTGAAAGAGGGAATATAAATTCCTCCCTAAGGATCACTGCAGTTGTTGTTGACAAGAACAACTCATTCCTTGTACAAAAAACAGGGAAAAGACTTCAAGAATTTGCTGATTCTATCAATCTTCCTTTCATGTTTGATCAAGTTTTCTTGACTAAAGATGAGGACTTAGAAAATATTCAAGGGGTAGAGAGTCATAACAACTTAATAGCTAATGTTATGATCCACCAACTTCACATACCACAAAGGGGAAGTTCATTAGTCAAGATTTTCTTCAATGGATTAAGAAGATTATCTCCTAAAGTTGTGGTCTTAGTAGAAGAAGAGCTCTTTAATTTAACTAAAATTCCAACCATGTCATTTGTTGAGTTCTTTTGTGAGGCTTTACATCATTACACTACAATATCTGATTCAATTCTTGGAGGTTTTGGTGGAGGATATAAATTAGCATTAAGGGTTATTGAGAAAGAGTTTTTGGGAGTTAGAATCTTAGATTGTGTAAGACAATTCCCTAGTGAGAAATCAGAAAGGGAAAAATGGAGTGAAGGGCTTTACTCTTTAAAAGGTTTTAGGCAAATTCCAATGAGTTCAAGTAATGTGAGACAAGCTAAACATTTGGTAAGTTTGTTTAGTGGAGGGTATTGGGTGCAAAATGAGCATTGCAAATTGGCCTTGTGTTGGAAATCAAGGCCTTTGACAACTGCTTCCATTTGGGTTCCTACATCATCAAGTTCTAGTCCTTCAAGTTCAAtttctttttaa